Genomic DNA from Peribacillus simplex:
AGACAGGGGCCGTGTTATCAGCACTTGTTGAAAAATGTATCGGCTGTCAAAATTGTACGATTGCTTGCCCATACGGGATACCAAAATTTGACACTGAACAAAACTTAATGTACAAATGCGATCTGTGTATCGACCGGACAAAAGACAGGATCCCGCCAATGTGTGCAAGTGTTTGTCCGTCCAATACACTTCAATGGTTAACAGATGAAGAAATTGAAAATAAGAGAAATCAGTTTAATCTGGATAATGGAAAATGGGTGACTAGCCTTCCTTATCTTGAAAGTGAAACGAACGTTAAGGTGAATCTCCCAGGTATTTTACAGGGGATAACTAAGCTATATTAGGAGGGATTAAAATGCCGTCAGATAAAAATAATAAAATTCCCTTTAATGAAGATAATTACACTCATAATATTGAACGGAATAATGAAAGAAAGCTTGACAGACGTGGGTTCATGAAAACATTGGTGGGTGCTGCTGGCGTATTCGCCATTTCCTCCCTTCCTTGGGGGATGGTAGCGGCTAAAGAATTGATGGGGCTTGGGGAGAAGGAGTATCCTCACAAAAAAATCACAGATGTAAGCAAACTTGCAATTGGTGACGCAATGAATTTTAAATTTCCAGGTGATCATGATGATGCCATTTTGATCAGATTGTCAGAAAAGAAATACGTAGCATACCAAAATGCATGCACACATCTTCGCTGCCCGGTTTTCTGGGTGAAGGAAGAGGGAGAGATGATCTGTCCTTGCCATCATGGGAAATTTGATGTTGAAACAGGTGTTCCGACTGCAGGGCCGCCAAGAAGGCCGCTGCCTGAGATTCAGGTGAAAGTGGAAAATGGGGCGGTATACGCAGTAAGGGTGAAGCGTTATGAAGTTTAAGTTTATAGGTGTCGCATTGCTTTGTGCCTTCTTGATGATGAATATTGTATTTACCCAATTCATGGTTCACCAATTTTATTATGAAAATTATATAAATGTTCTAATTTTTGGTGGATTAAACATTGTTGTGTTTCCTTTAGCGTTATATACGTATAAAAAAACTAAATACGAAAAGGCGTGAATCAAATGAACAGCGAAACTTACATTGATTTATGTTTTGTAAAAGAGGCATCCGTAAACTTTTCTTCTGAAATCGATAAGCTTCTTTCAGAATTATTTAAAGGCTCCCGCCTTAACTGGTATTTGGATGAAAAGTCAATGGATGGGTTAGATATTGTAGTTGCCGAAGTAAAGGGAATGAGTGGTTGGGAATCTGAAGAAGAAACAATTGAATTCATCGAGAATCATGCAGATGATAGATTATGGAAATATTTACATGGTTATCAAATATATGTATACAGTGCAAAGAGAGGGTGCAATACATGTGGCACACATTAAATTGGAAGGTTTACAATCATTAGTCTCGGAAAATGCTAGAGTGGCAATCTTGGATGATGATGGACAGGATAAAGCGCATTTTGTTTCTAAAACGATTGTTAAGGTGGAAATTTGTCCTGACAAGACACATATACGGATATATTTTGACCACCATAATTTTTTCGCTGTCCCTTTGGCATGCAATATTGCTAAAAATAAAAATGAGTGGTCAGCTTTTGACGAAAGCACTGGTTTACAATATGTAATTAGAAGAGAGTGTGATCAGATTGATTAGGAAAATACAGCTTCCATTACAGACTTTAAACTTAGTAGTAGGATTTATGGTGTGGGTATTAATTTCCTCCCTGATGCCATTTATTAAAGAAGATATTGCTATACCGGAAGGTCAGCTTGCACTGGTGACAGCCGTTCCGGTTATATTGGGATCAGTACTTCGTATCCCCCTTGGCTTTTACGCCAATCAGTTCGGGGCAAGGAAAATTTTCCTGATTAGCTTTATTTTACTATTGTTTCCTGTTTATTATATCAGTATTGCCGATTCCCTTGCCGATTTATTGATTGGAGGACTTTTCCTTGGTATTGGCGGAGCCGTATTCTCTGTTGGAGTAACCTCTTTACCTAAGTATTATCCAAAGGAACGTCATGGCTTTGTAAACGGCATTTACGGTGCAGGGAACCTTGGTACGGCAGTATCGGCTTTTGCAGCACCTGTTGTAGCCGAGAATTTTGGCTGGTCAACAACTGTACAGCTTTATCTTGTGATTTTGGCGGTCTTTATCGCAGGTAACTTTCTGTTAGGGGATAAAAAAGAGCTGAAAGTAAAAACACCGCTTTTAGAACAAGTGAAGAGTGTCTACAAAAATGAAAAGCTATGGCTGCTAAGTTTATTCT
This window encodes:
- a CDS encoding 4Fe-4S dicluster domain-containing protein, translating into MKKRLYLELENCIGCRSCLAACTQCGGHEERNRNYVYDVNPLVNRQTMPLMCLHCVNPACARSCPAQAIQIHETGAVLSALVEKCIGCQNCTIACPYGIPKFDTEQNLMYKCDLCIDRTKDRIPPMCASVCPSNTLQWLTDEEIENKRNQFNLDNGKWVTSLPYLESETNVKVNLPGILQGITKLY
- a CDS encoding ubiquinol-cytochrome c reductase iron-sulfur subunit, which produces MPSDKNNKIPFNEDNYTHNIERNNERKLDRRGFMKTLVGAAGVFAISSLPWGMVAAKELMGLGEKEYPHKKITDVSKLAIGDAMNFKFPGDHDDAILIRLSEKKYVAYQNACTHLRCPVFWVKEEGEMICPCHHGKFDVETGVPTAGPPRRPLPEIQVKVENGAVYAVRVKRYEV